The Bosea vestrisii genome segment TCTATTTTGTCGTAGCATCGAGCCTGGCGGTTGCCGTGCTGGCCTGCATCGTCACCATCGGTCGGCTGGTCATGCCGCAGGAGCCCGTTGCCCAGGTCGCGCCGCAGGCCGATGCCGAGGCAGCTTCTCGCGCCATGACGTTTTCGTCCCCGAAGGATCCTTCGCGATGAAGCGGCATCTCGCGATCATCCTGGGCGCAATCACGCTCGGGCTCATGCTCTCGGCCTGCGCCTACAAGCCGCTGAAGGCGCCGTGCGGCCCTGACGAAAGCGGTCAGCCTTTAGCCTACGCCGCGACACCCTCCTTGCCAGAGCCGTTCGCATCAATCGACCCCTGCGGTCCGATGCAGCCGATCTGAGCCGCCGGCATGGGCAATTTCTCCATCACCACGCTGCTGTCGCAGGTCGATCAGATCGGCCAGAACTATGTCTCGACCGCCTATCAGGCGCTCTCGAACGCGGTGACGCAGGGCGGCGCGACCAGCGTCGCAGGCCTCCTGCTGACGCTCTACGTCATCCTGTGGGGTGTCGGCATCTGGCAGGGCACGGCGACGGGCGGTCCGGCCGACCATGCTTTTCGACTGTTTCGCGCCTTCCTGATCTACGCCATGGCGACGAGCTGGAGCGACTTTCAGACGCTGGCCTATCGGCTGATGAACGACGGTCCGTCCGCAATCGGCAATGCTCTGCTCAGCGCTGTGACCTCGGCCAACAGCACGGGCCTGTCCGCCAATCTGACCTCGGTCAACGGCGTCCAGAACGCGTTGCAGAACATGTGGAACACCACGAACAACGCGACCGAAGCCTTCCTGCAGAATGCCGGCATCACCAACTGGGGCCCCTACATTTTTGCCGCCGTCTTTTATGTCGTGATGGCGATCCTGATCGGATTCGCGCTCTTCCTGATCGTGCTCTCAAAACTGTTCATGTGGCTGCTGCTCGCGCTGGCGCCGATCTTCATCCTGCTCCTGTTCTTCGGCGTCACCAGCCGCTTCTTCAGCGGCTGGATGAGCGCGCTGGTGCAGTATTTCGTGGTGCAGGTGTTGGTCTATGCGTTTCTGGCCTTTTACGTCTCGCTGATCCAGCAATCGGTCGATGCGCTGAATGGCGTCGCAGCCTCCCGGAATGCGACCTGGGCGACGATCGGACCCGTCGTGCTGCTCGCGATTATCGGCATCCTGCTGCTCGCCCAGATCAACAACGTCGCGGCCGCGATCGCCGGCGGTTTCCCGATTGGAGCACCGCGCATTGGCGCGTTCTACGCCAACGCGACCGGCTACCGAGCGACGCGCGCAGCCTATGCCCTAGGCGCAGCTATCCGTAACCCGTTCAACCCCGGATCGCTCTCGCGGCGCGAAGAACTCTCGGCCAGTCAGCGCGCCCGCGTCGGCTTGCGCTCGAACCAATGGGCGCAATCGCCTGAATTCCAACGCCTGGCCGCGCAGATCAGCAACCCAGAGACCGGTGCTCGGCCGAGCACGAGGGCGAACTCATGAGCGACGCGACCTCCACCGAACCCGCAGTGAAGCTCGATCCTCGTTATTTCGCCGATGGCGTCACTTGGGAGCATGATCTTGCGCGCCGAAACCGCAATTCCCGCGCGATCGCCTGGATCGTCGCGACGATCATGACCATCGTCGCGCTGGCCTCCCTCGGCACGCTCGCCTTGCTCGTGCCGTTGAAGACCTACGAGCCCTATATGGTGGTCGTCGACAAGACGACGGGCTTTGTCGAGGTCAAGCGGCCGATGGCTGAGGGGCCACTGAGCCAAGACGAGGCTGTCACGACCTTCAACGTCGTGCGCTACATCAAGGCGCGCGAGACCTATGATCCCAAGGCGCTCAAGGACAACTTTGACCTCGCGCAATTGCTGGCGACTGGCGAAGCCGCGCGTGAGCTCACCGAGATTTATTCGCCGGCCAATCCGCAAAACCCCGTCAGGCTGCTCGGGGCCAACACGGTTATCTCTGTCGCGATCAAATCGGTGTCCTTTCCGAACAATCGCACCGCACTGGTGCGCTTTTCGACCGAGGAGAAGTCGGCAACCTCGATCACCACCCGCAACTGGGTCTCGCTGCTGCGCTTCCGCTACACGGCCTCGCCGATGCGCAACGAGTACCGTTTCGACAATCCCCTCGGTTTCCAGACGCTAGAATATCGCCGCGATCAGGAAACCGCACCGTCGCCCGGAACCGTCGGATCGCCCCGATCATGATGGACGTCCGTTTGATCTCGCGTGGCCTCCTCGCGGCGGCGTGGCTCTCGGCCTCGCACGCGCCGGTCTGGTCCGAGGCGGTGCCGGCGCCGGGCCGGACCGATCCACGCATTCGCGACATCGTCTACAACCGCGACAACGTCACGGCGATCGACGCGACCTATGGCACTTCGACCATGATCGTCTTCCAGGACAGCGAGAAGATCGAGACGCTGGCGATCGGCGATTCGATCGCCTGGAAGGTCGAGCCCAACCGCAAGGGCAACATCATCTTCCTGAAGCCGGTCGAGAAGAACGCGCAGTCCAACCTCAACATCGTCACCGACAAGCGGGTCTATTCCTTCGTGCTGCGCTCGAACGAGCGGCCGCCGAAAGGCCAGCTCTACACCGTCCGGTTCCGCTTTCCCGACGACGAGGCCGATGCGCGCTTGCTCTCCGTCGCAAAGGAGCGCGCCGCCAACCCAAACCTCAAGGATCTCAACATCGCCAATGCCAACAGCGACTATGCCTATAAGGGCTCATCGGTGAACAAGCCGCTGGCTGTCTTCGACGACGGCACAAAGACCTGGTTCCGGTTCGAGGGCGAGACGCCGGCGATCTACAGCGTCGATGGCGAGCGCAACGAGGCCTTGGTCAATCATCGCAACGAGGGGCCGTTCGTCGTCGTCGACAAGGTCGCCGCGCAATGGACGCTGCGCAACGGCCAGGAATCGACCTGCCTGTTCAACCGCCGCACCAGCAATCTCCGCGAACCGACGGGCCTCGAGCCCTATGCACCGCAGCGCGTCGGCCAGGCCAAGCGCTGAAGGGGAGGGGAGATGCCAAGACCAGAAGAGTATCGCTCGATCGAGCTGGAGGCTGCGGCCGCCACCGCCGTAGCGCGGTCGCCGACCGCGATCGGCAATCTCCTGAGAATTGGTGTCCCGGTTGGAGCCCTGCTCATCGCGGCCTGGATGATCTCGTCCTCGTTCCGGCAGGGTCCCAAGAATATGACCGCGCCGGACACCGAAGAGTTCCGGACGACGCAGTATCCGGCCCCGTCTCTCGAGACGCCAAGGCCCCAGACAGGGCAGGGAACGATCGTGATCCCGCCCGCTCCGGTCACCCCCGAACCCTCGATCCCACCGCCGCCGGTCGCGCCGCCGCAGGCCCTGCCGGCGCCACCGCCGCCGGAGTTCCTTCCGCCGCCCAGCATCGCCAATGACGACGAGGCCCGTCGCCTCGCAGAACTCGAACGCCAGCGCCTCGAGGAGGAGCGGCGCAAATGGGAGCGCCTGCGCGCGCCGCAGGTCATCACCGACGCGAGCGGCAATGCCGGCGCTCTGGCTGCAGCACCTGACGGTAGCGCCGCCCGCGCCAGCGCCGAGCAGGAAACCGATCCGAACCGGCGCTTTCTGGCTTCGGTCGCCAGCGCGGGCGTCGAAACTGCGAAGGCCACGAAGAACGATCGCATCGATGCGCTGGTCGCGCAGGGGACGACCATTCGCGGCGTGCTGGAGACCGCCGTGCAGAGCGATTTGCCGGGCATGGTGCGCGCCGTCACGGCCGAGAATGTCTGGTCGTTCGACGGCCGCCGCATCATCATTCCGGCCGGCAGTCGCCTCGTCGGGGAATACAAATCGGGCCTCGCCCAGGGCCAGACCCGCGTCTTCATCGTCTGGAGCCGTCTGCTGCGTTCGGACGGCGTCTCCGTTCAGCTCGGCTCCAACGGCGCCGACGAGCTCGGCCGCGCCGGCAACACCGGCTTCGTCGACAACCACTATCTTGAGCGCTTCGGCGCGGCGGTCGTGCTGAGCCTCGTCGGCGGCGTCTCGCAGTTCCTCAGCGGTTACGGCCAGTCCGACAGTAACAACGGCAACGGCTCGACGATCACGACAACCGATCCCGTCACGGGCCTCACCACCACCACGCAGATCGGTGCGAGCGGCACCAATCAGGGTCTGCAGGCGCGCCAGATTGCGGCGCAAAACGTCTCGCAGACCCTGACCAACATCGCCCAGGAGGCGCTGAAAAACTCGATCAACATTCCGCCCACGATCCATCTCGACCAAGGCACCCGCATTACCGTGTTCGTGCGGCGCGATCTCG includes the following:
- the virB9 gene encoding P-type conjugative transfer protein VirB9 produces the protein MMDVRLISRGLLAAAWLSASHAPVWSEAVPAPGRTDPRIRDIVYNRDNVTAIDATYGTSTMIVFQDSEKIETLAIGDSIAWKVEPNRKGNIIFLKPVEKNAQSNLNIVTDKRVYSFVLRSNERPPKGQLYTVRFRFPDDEADARLLSVAKERAANPNLKDLNIANANSDYAYKGSSVNKPLAVFDDGTKTWFRFEGETPAIYSVDGERNEALVNHRNEGPFVVVDKVAAQWTLRNGQESTCLFNRRTSNLREPTGLEPYAPQRVGQAKR
- a CDS encoding type IV secretion system protein, which translates into the protein MGNFSITTLLSQVDQIGQNYVSTAYQALSNAVTQGGATSVAGLLLTLYVILWGVGIWQGTATGGPADHAFRLFRAFLIYAMATSWSDFQTLAYRLMNDGPSAIGNALLSAVTSANSTGLSANLTSVNGVQNALQNMWNTTNNATEAFLQNAGITNWGPYIFAAVFYVVMAILIGFALFLIVLSKLFMWLLLALAPIFILLLFFGVTSRFFSGWMSALVQYFVVQVLVYAFLAFYVSLIQQSVDALNGVAASRNATWATIGPVVLLAIIGILLLAQINNVAAAIAGGFPIGAPRIGAFYANATGYRATRAAYALGAAIRNPFNPGSLSRREELSASQRARVGLRSNQWAQSPEFQRLAAQISNPETGARPSTRANS
- the virB10 gene encoding type IV secretion system protein VirB10, producing the protein MPRPEEYRSIELEAAAATAVARSPTAIGNLLRIGVPVGALLIAAWMISSSFRQGPKNMTAPDTEEFRTTQYPAPSLETPRPQTGQGTIVIPPAPVTPEPSIPPPPVAPPQALPAPPPPEFLPPPSIANDDEARRLAELERQRLEEERRKWERLRAPQVITDASGNAGALAAAPDGSAARASAEQETDPNRRFLASVASAGVETAKATKNDRIDALVAQGTTIRGVLETAVQSDLPGMVRAVTAENVWSFDGRRIIIPAGSRLVGEYKSGLAQGQTRVFIVWSRLLRSDGVSVQLGSNGADELGRAGNTGFVDNHYLERFGAAVVLSLVGGVSQFLSGYGQSDSNNGNGSTITTTDPVTGLTTTTQIGASGTNQGLQARQIAAQNVSQTLTNIAQEALKNSINIPPTIHLDQGTRITVFVRRDLDFAALYPDPVKEALRELRRERNQPASARLPR
- a CDS encoding virB8 family protein; translated protein: MSDATSTEPAVKLDPRYFADGVTWEHDLARRNRNSRAIAWIVATIMTIVALASLGTLALLVPLKTYEPYMVVVDKTTGFVEVKRPMAEGPLSQDEAVTTFNVVRYIKARETYDPKALKDNFDLAQLLATGEAARELTEIYSPANPQNPVRLLGANTVISVAIKSVSFPNNRTALVRFSTEEKSATSITTRNWVSLLRFRYTASPMRNEYRFDNPLGFQTLEYRRDQETAPSPGTVGSPRS